One window of Equus asinus isolate D_3611 breed Donkey chromosome 7, EquAss-T2T_v2, whole genome shotgun sequence genomic DNA carries:
- the TSHZ1 gene encoding teashirt homolog 1 isoform X2, with amino-acid sequence MPRRKQQAPRRSAAYVPEEELKAAEIDEENVEEDGLSLGIQEGDYVCNEETEIKEAQSYQNSPVSTATNQDAGYGSPFSENSDQLAHFKSSSSREEKEDLQGPDSISYPQDSLAQIKAVYANLFSESCWSSLALDLKKSSSTTSNNDVGQKEGSTPAPTPPTSTTGTTGTTVSTPSSSSGSSSGSSTSTSTSSSGGSGYDWHQAALAKTLQQTSSYGLLPEPSLFSTVQLYRQNNKLYGSVFTGASKFRCKDCSAAYDTLVELTVHMNETGHYRDDNRDKDSEKTKRWSKPRKRSLMEMEGKEDAQKVLKCMYCGHSFESLQDLSVHMIKTKHYQKVPLKEPVPAITKLVPSTKKRALQDLVSPCSPEPAGIAADAALSESAKDQKTANPYVTPNNRYGYQNGASYTWQFEARKAQILKCMECGSSHDTLQQLTAHMMVTGHFLKVTTSASKKGKQLVLDPVVEEKIQSIPLPPTTHTRLPASHIKKQPDSPAGSTTSEEKKEPEKEKAPAASDAEKKIKEESEDGSEKFEPTTLYQYLREEDLDDSPKGGVDILKSLENTVSTAISKAQNGAPSWGGYPSIHAAYQLPGTVKPLPAVQSVQIQPSYASSVKSLSSEHSALLHSPGSLTPPPHKSNVSAMEELVEKVTGKVSVKKEERPAEKERGSPAKAVSPVAKENKDFPRTEEVSGKPQQRKGPDAEVGKAKREGAVDAHTPNGTEPLKAKVTNGCSTLGIITDHSPEPSFISPLSALQSIMNTHLGKVSKPVSPSLDPLAMLYKISNSMLDNPVYPATPGKQADAIDRYYYENSDQPIDLTKSKSKPLVSSAADSVSSPLRESALMDISDMVKNLTGRLTPKSSTPSTVSEKSDADGSSFEEALDELSPVHKRKGRQSNWNPQHLLILQAQFASSLRETSEGKYIMSDLGPQERVHISKFTGLSMTTISHWLANVKYQLRRTGGTKFLKNLDTGHPVFFCNDCASQFRTASTYINHLETHLGFSLKDLSKLPLNQIQEQQNVSKVLANKALGPVGAAEDDLGSTFQCKLCNRTFASKHAVKLHLSKTHGKSPEDHLIYVTELEKQ; translated from the coding sequence cTTATGTTCCTGAGGAAGAACTGAAGGCAGCagaaatagatgaagaaaatgtggaggaggatgggctgTCCCTGGGCATTCAGGAGGGCGACTATGTGTGCAATGaagagacagagatcaaagaggccCAGAGCTACCAGAACTCCCCCGTCAGCACTGCGACGAACCAGGACGCCGGCTATGGGTCGCCTTTCAGCGAAAACAGCGACCAGCTAGCCCATTTCAAAAGCTCTTcctccagagaagagaaagaggatcTGCAGGGTCCAGACAGCATCTCCTACCCCCAGGACAGCTTGGCACAAATCAAGGCTGTGTATGCAAACTTATTCTCGGAGTCCTGCTGGTCCAGCTTAGCTCTGGATTTAAAGAAGTCCAGTTCCACCACCAGCAACAACGATGTCGGCCAGAAGGAGGGCTCCACTCCTGCCCCTACGCCCCCCACCAGTACCACGGGGACCACGGGGACCACCGTGAGCACACCCAGCTCCAGCTCTGGCTCCAGCTCGGGCtccagcaccagcaccagcaccagcagcagTGGCGGCTCGGGCTATGACTGGCATCAGGCGGCCCTGGCCAAGACGCTGCAGCAGACGTCCTCCTACGGGCTGCTCCCCGAGCCCAGCCTTTTCAGCACCGTGCAGCTGTACCGGCAGAACAACAAACTCTACGGCTCTGTGTTCACCGGCGCCAGCAAGTTCCGGTGCAAAGACTGCAGCGCTGCCTACGACACGCTGGTGGAGCTGACGGTGCACATGAACGAGACGGGGCACTACCGTGATGACAACAGGGACAAGGATTCTGAGAAGACCAAGCGGTGGTCCAAGCCCAGGAAGCGCTCCCTGATGGagatggaagggaaggaggacGCCCAGAAAGTGCTCAAGTGCATGTACTGCGGCCACTCTTTTGAGTCCTTGCAAGACCTGAGCGTCCACATGATCAAGACAAAGCATTACCAGAAAGTGCCTCTGAAGGAGCCAGTACCAGCCATCACCAAACTGGTCCCTTCTACCAAAAAGCGAGCGCTCCAGGACCTGGTATCCCCTTGTTCTCCCGAGCCAGCAGGAATTGCTGCGGACGCTGCACTCAGTGAGTCCGCCAAGGATCAGAAGACTGCCAACCCCTACGTGACGCCCAACAACCGCTATGGCTACCAGAACGGTGCCAGCTACACCTGGCAGTTCGAGGCCCGCAAAGCGCAGATCCTCAAGTGCATGGAGTGCGGCAGCTCCCACGACACCTTGCAGCAGCTCACCGCCCACATGATGGTCACCGGCCACTTCTTGAAAGTGACCACCTCTGCCTCCAAGAAAGGGAAGCAGCTGGTGCTGGACCCTGTAGTGGAAGAGAAGATCCAGTCCATACCTTTGCCCCCGACCACGCACACCCGGCTCCCCGCCTCCCACATCAAAAAGCAGCCTGACTCTCCTGCGGGCTCCACGACCTCGGAAGAGAAGAAGGAGCCAGAGAAGGAGAAGGCACCGGCCGCCAGTGACGCGGAGAAGAAGATCAAGGAGGAGAGCGAGGACGGCTCCGAGAAGTTTGAGCCCACCACCCTCTATCAGTACCTCCGTGAGGAGGACCTGGACGACAGCCCCAAGGGCGGGGTGGACATTCTGAAGTCCCTAGAAAACACGGTCTCCACCGCCATCAGCAAAGCCCAGAACGGCGCGCCCTCGTGGGGCGGCTACCCCAGCATCCACGCGGCCTACCAGCTGCCTGGCACCGTGAAGCCGCTGCCGGCAGTGCAGAGCGTGCAGATACAGCCGTCCTACGCCAGCAGCGTGAAGTCTCTGTCCTCAGAGCACAGTGCCCTCCTGCACTCCCCGGGGAGCCTCACGCCACCGCCCCACAAGAGCAACGTGTCGGCCATGGAGGAGCTGGTGGAGAAGGTCACTGGCAAGGTCAGTGTGAAGAAGGAGGAGAGGCCTGCAGAGAAGGAGAGGGGCTCCCCGGCCAAGGCCGTGTCCCCCGTGGCCAAAGAGAATAAAGATTTCCCTAGAACGGAGGAAGTCAGCGGCAAACCGCAGCAGAGGAAGGGCCCCGACGCGGAGGTGGGCAAGGCCAAGAGAGAGGGCGCGGTGGACGCCCACACCCCAAATGGCACCGAGCCTCTCAAAGCCAAAGTCACCAATGGCTGCAGTACCCTGGGGATCATCACGGACCACTCCCCGGAGCCCTCCTTCATCAGCCCGCTGAGCGCGCTGCAGTCCATCATGAACACCCACCTTGGCAAGGTGTCCAAGCCCGTGAGCCCCTCGCTCGACCCACTGGCCATGCTGTACAAAATCAGCAACAGCATGCTAGACAATCCCGTCTACCCCGCCACCCCCGGCAAGCAGGCCGATGCCATCGACCGCTACTACTACGAGAACAGCGACCAGCCCATCGACCTGACCAAGTCCAAAAGCAAGCCCCTGGTGTCCAGCGCAGCCGACTCCGTCTCGTCGCCTCTCCGGGAGAGCGCCCTGATGGACATCTCTGACATGGTGAAAAACCTCACGGGCCGGCTGACCCCCAAGTCCTCCACGCCCTCCACGGTGTCGGAGAAGTCGGACGCCGACGGCAGCAGCTTCGAGGAGGCGCTGGACGAGCTGTCGCCCGTTCACAAGAGGAAGGGACGACAGTCCAACTGGAACCCCCAGCACCTGCTCATCCTGCAGGCCCAGTTCGCCTCGAGCCTGCGGGAGACCTCGGAAGGTAAGTACATCATGTCGGACCTGGGCCCTCAGGAGCGGGTGCACATCTCCAAGTTTACCGGGCTCTCCATGACCACCATCAGCCACTGGCTGGCCAACGTGAAGTACCAGCTGAGGAGGACAGGGGGGACGAAGTTCCTCAAGAACCTGGACACAGGGcatcctgttttcttttgcaacGATTGTGCCTCTCAGTTCAGAACTGCTTCTACGTACATAAATCATCTAGAGACACATTTAGGCTTCAGCTTGAAGGATCTCTCCAAGCTGCCACTAAATCAGATTCAAGAACAGCAGAATGTCTCGAAGGTCCTGGCTAACAAAGCTCTGGGCCCCGTGGGGGCCGCCGAGGACGACTTGGGCTCCACATTCCAATGTAAGCTCTGCAACCGGACTTTTGCGAGCAAGCACGCGGTCAAACTGCACCTTAGTAAGACCCACGGCAAATCCCCGGAGGACCACCTGATCTATGTGACAGAGTTGGAAAAACAGTAG
- the TSHZ1 gene encoding teashirt homolog 1 isoform X1 yields the protein MAFSLPKKSLYFLRGPCEEEPFDLNHWCYLACFKDWSSIPFHCTPCTCYSTSRGNARSSRKRNAQSCQVSCNVDVNSTYVPEEELKAAEIDEENVEEDGLSLGIQEGDYVCNEETEIKEAQSYQNSPVSTATNQDAGYGSPFSENSDQLAHFKSSSSREEKEDLQGPDSISYPQDSLAQIKAVYANLFSESCWSSLALDLKKSSSTTSNNDVGQKEGSTPAPTPPTSTTGTTGTTVSTPSSSSGSSSGSSTSTSTSSSGGSGYDWHQAALAKTLQQTSSYGLLPEPSLFSTVQLYRQNNKLYGSVFTGASKFRCKDCSAAYDTLVELTVHMNETGHYRDDNRDKDSEKTKRWSKPRKRSLMEMEGKEDAQKVLKCMYCGHSFESLQDLSVHMIKTKHYQKVPLKEPVPAITKLVPSTKKRALQDLVSPCSPEPAGIAADAALSESAKDQKTANPYVTPNNRYGYQNGASYTWQFEARKAQILKCMECGSSHDTLQQLTAHMMVTGHFLKVTTSASKKGKQLVLDPVVEEKIQSIPLPPTTHTRLPASHIKKQPDSPAGSTTSEEKKEPEKEKAPAASDAEKKIKEESEDGSEKFEPTTLYQYLREEDLDDSPKGGVDILKSLENTVSTAISKAQNGAPSWGGYPSIHAAYQLPGTVKPLPAVQSVQIQPSYASSVKSLSSEHSALLHSPGSLTPPPHKSNVSAMEELVEKVTGKVSVKKEERPAEKERGSPAKAVSPVAKENKDFPRTEEVSGKPQQRKGPDAEVGKAKREGAVDAHTPNGTEPLKAKVTNGCSTLGIITDHSPEPSFISPLSALQSIMNTHLGKVSKPVSPSLDPLAMLYKISNSMLDNPVYPATPGKQADAIDRYYYENSDQPIDLTKSKSKPLVSSAADSVSSPLRESALMDISDMVKNLTGRLTPKSSTPSTVSEKSDADGSSFEEALDELSPVHKRKGRQSNWNPQHLLILQAQFASSLRETSEGKYIMSDLGPQERVHISKFTGLSMTTISHWLANVKYQLRRTGGTKFLKNLDTGHPVFFCNDCASQFRTASTYINHLETHLGFSLKDLSKLPLNQIQEQQNVSKVLANKALGPVGAAEDDLGSTFQCKLCNRTFASKHAVKLHLSKTHGKSPEDHLIYVTELEKQ from the coding sequence cTTATGTTCCTGAGGAAGAACTGAAGGCAGCagaaatagatgaagaaaatgtggaggaggatgggctgTCCCTGGGCATTCAGGAGGGCGACTATGTGTGCAATGaagagacagagatcaaagaggccCAGAGCTACCAGAACTCCCCCGTCAGCACTGCGACGAACCAGGACGCCGGCTATGGGTCGCCTTTCAGCGAAAACAGCGACCAGCTAGCCCATTTCAAAAGCTCTTcctccagagaagagaaagaggatcTGCAGGGTCCAGACAGCATCTCCTACCCCCAGGACAGCTTGGCACAAATCAAGGCTGTGTATGCAAACTTATTCTCGGAGTCCTGCTGGTCCAGCTTAGCTCTGGATTTAAAGAAGTCCAGTTCCACCACCAGCAACAACGATGTCGGCCAGAAGGAGGGCTCCACTCCTGCCCCTACGCCCCCCACCAGTACCACGGGGACCACGGGGACCACCGTGAGCACACCCAGCTCCAGCTCTGGCTCCAGCTCGGGCtccagcaccagcaccagcaccagcagcagTGGCGGCTCGGGCTATGACTGGCATCAGGCGGCCCTGGCCAAGACGCTGCAGCAGACGTCCTCCTACGGGCTGCTCCCCGAGCCCAGCCTTTTCAGCACCGTGCAGCTGTACCGGCAGAACAACAAACTCTACGGCTCTGTGTTCACCGGCGCCAGCAAGTTCCGGTGCAAAGACTGCAGCGCTGCCTACGACACGCTGGTGGAGCTGACGGTGCACATGAACGAGACGGGGCACTACCGTGATGACAACAGGGACAAGGATTCTGAGAAGACCAAGCGGTGGTCCAAGCCCAGGAAGCGCTCCCTGATGGagatggaagggaaggaggacGCCCAGAAAGTGCTCAAGTGCATGTACTGCGGCCACTCTTTTGAGTCCTTGCAAGACCTGAGCGTCCACATGATCAAGACAAAGCATTACCAGAAAGTGCCTCTGAAGGAGCCAGTACCAGCCATCACCAAACTGGTCCCTTCTACCAAAAAGCGAGCGCTCCAGGACCTGGTATCCCCTTGTTCTCCCGAGCCAGCAGGAATTGCTGCGGACGCTGCACTCAGTGAGTCCGCCAAGGATCAGAAGACTGCCAACCCCTACGTGACGCCCAACAACCGCTATGGCTACCAGAACGGTGCCAGCTACACCTGGCAGTTCGAGGCCCGCAAAGCGCAGATCCTCAAGTGCATGGAGTGCGGCAGCTCCCACGACACCTTGCAGCAGCTCACCGCCCACATGATGGTCACCGGCCACTTCTTGAAAGTGACCACCTCTGCCTCCAAGAAAGGGAAGCAGCTGGTGCTGGACCCTGTAGTGGAAGAGAAGATCCAGTCCATACCTTTGCCCCCGACCACGCACACCCGGCTCCCCGCCTCCCACATCAAAAAGCAGCCTGACTCTCCTGCGGGCTCCACGACCTCGGAAGAGAAGAAGGAGCCAGAGAAGGAGAAGGCACCGGCCGCCAGTGACGCGGAGAAGAAGATCAAGGAGGAGAGCGAGGACGGCTCCGAGAAGTTTGAGCCCACCACCCTCTATCAGTACCTCCGTGAGGAGGACCTGGACGACAGCCCCAAGGGCGGGGTGGACATTCTGAAGTCCCTAGAAAACACGGTCTCCACCGCCATCAGCAAAGCCCAGAACGGCGCGCCCTCGTGGGGCGGCTACCCCAGCATCCACGCGGCCTACCAGCTGCCTGGCACCGTGAAGCCGCTGCCGGCAGTGCAGAGCGTGCAGATACAGCCGTCCTACGCCAGCAGCGTGAAGTCTCTGTCCTCAGAGCACAGTGCCCTCCTGCACTCCCCGGGGAGCCTCACGCCACCGCCCCACAAGAGCAACGTGTCGGCCATGGAGGAGCTGGTGGAGAAGGTCACTGGCAAGGTCAGTGTGAAGAAGGAGGAGAGGCCTGCAGAGAAGGAGAGGGGCTCCCCGGCCAAGGCCGTGTCCCCCGTGGCCAAAGAGAATAAAGATTTCCCTAGAACGGAGGAAGTCAGCGGCAAACCGCAGCAGAGGAAGGGCCCCGACGCGGAGGTGGGCAAGGCCAAGAGAGAGGGCGCGGTGGACGCCCACACCCCAAATGGCACCGAGCCTCTCAAAGCCAAAGTCACCAATGGCTGCAGTACCCTGGGGATCATCACGGACCACTCCCCGGAGCCCTCCTTCATCAGCCCGCTGAGCGCGCTGCAGTCCATCATGAACACCCACCTTGGCAAGGTGTCCAAGCCCGTGAGCCCCTCGCTCGACCCACTGGCCATGCTGTACAAAATCAGCAACAGCATGCTAGACAATCCCGTCTACCCCGCCACCCCCGGCAAGCAGGCCGATGCCATCGACCGCTACTACTACGAGAACAGCGACCAGCCCATCGACCTGACCAAGTCCAAAAGCAAGCCCCTGGTGTCCAGCGCAGCCGACTCCGTCTCGTCGCCTCTCCGGGAGAGCGCCCTGATGGACATCTCTGACATGGTGAAAAACCTCACGGGCCGGCTGACCCCCAAGTCCTCCACGCCCTCCACGGTGTCGGAGAAGTCGGACGCCGACGGCAGCAGCTTCGAGGAGGCGCTGGACGAGCTGTCGCCCGTTCACAAGAGGAAGGGACGACAGTCCAACTGGAACCCCCAGCACCTGCTCATCCTGCAGGCCCAGTTCGCCTCGAGCCTGCGGGAGACCTCGGAAGGTAAGTACATCATGTCGGACCTGGGCCCTCAGGAGCGGGTGCACATCTCCAAGTTTACCGGGCTCTCCATGACCACCATCAGCCACTGGCTGGCCAACGTGAAGTACCAGCTGAGGAGGACAGGGGGGACGAAGTTCCTCAAGAACCTGGACACAGGGcatcctgttttcttttgcaacGATTGTGCCTCTCAGTTCAGAACTGCTTCTACGTACATAAATCATCTAGAGACACATTTAGGCTTCAGCTTGAAGGATCTCTCCAAGCTGCCACTAAATCAGATTCAAGAACAGCAGAATGTCTCGAAGGTCCTGGCTAACAAAGCTCTGGGCCCCGTGGGGGCCGCCGAGGACGACTTGGGCTCCACATTCCAATGTAAGCTCTGCAACCGGACTTTTGCGAGCAAGCACGCGGTCAAACTGCACCTTAGTAAGACCCACGGCAAATCCCCGGAGGACCACCTGATCTATGTGACAGAGTTGGAAAAACAGTAG